A portion of the Apus apus isolate bApuApu2 chromosome 3, bApuApu2.pri.cur, whole genome shotgun sequence genome contains these proteins:
- the COQ3 gene encoding ubiquinone biosynthesis O-methyltransferase, mitochondrial codes for MWGGGAARSLSRACGRRAAAALPGAAGGGHADLPVQADLRGTLQNCSSKVQLTPSSAWPVSLANRKSSVVTMKRLFSTSHSSVDSKELKKFQLLAHKWWDEEGEYSALHSMNDIRVPFIRDTLLNMSSNYHLGNPLSGVKILDVGCGGGLLSEPLGRLGASVTGIDPLEDNIRTADQHKSFDPVLAKRIQYKSSSLEEIVEECLETFDVIVASEVVEHVADLEMFIKCCSQVLKPGGSLFITTINKTQLSYVLGIVVAEKIIGIVPEGTHEWEKFVPPEELESLLESNGFSVKTVNGMLYNPLSGSWSWMESTSINYAMHAVKLGVQGQSGPPDALSEMESEQPSATAGTAL; via the exons atgtggggcggcggggcggcccggagCCTCAGCCGCGCctgcgggcggcgggcggcggccgcgctgccgggggcggcgggcg GTGGCCATGCTGATCTGCCCGTGCAGGCAGACCTGAGAGGTACCCttcagaactgcagcagcaaagtaCAGCTGACACCCAGCAGTGCTTGGCCTGTCTCTCTGGctaacagaaaaagcagtgt GGTCACCATGAAGAGACTTTTCAGCACTTCACACTCATCAGTGGATTCAAAGGAGCTGAAAAAATTCCAGCTCCTCGCACATAAGTGGTGGGATGAAGAAGGAGAATATTCAGCCCTTCATTCTATGAATGATATTAGAGTGCCATTTATTAG agataCTCTGTTGAACATGAGTAGTAATTATCATCTGGGAAACCCACTTTCTGGAGTAAAGATTCTTGATGTTGGCTGTGGTGGTGGGCTGCTAAGTGAG CCTCTAGGTAGGCTGGGAGCTTCGGTTACTGGAATCGATCCTCTGGAGGACAACATTAGAACAGCAGATCAACACAAGTCATTTGATCCAGTCCTGGCCAAGAGAATACAGTACAAGTCCAGTTCACTGGAGGAGATTGTGGAAGAGTGTCTGGAAACCTTTGATGTAATTGTAGCTTCTGAAGTAGTGGAGCATGTTGCTGACCTTGAAATGTTTATCAAGTGTTGCTCTCAGGTGTTAAAG cCTGGAGGTTCTTTATTCATTACTACAATCAATAAAACGCAGTTGTCCTATGTCCTGGGAATCGTGgttgcagaaaaaataataggCATTGTGCCAGAAGGAACACATGAGTGGGAGAAGTTTGTTCCCCCTGAAGAGTTGGAGAGCCTCCTGGAATCAA atGGCTTCTCAGTCAAGACTGTGAATGGGATGTTGTATAATCCCCTCTCGGGGTCGTGGAGCTGGATGGAAAGCACAAGCATTAACTATGCAATGCACGCTGTGAAGTTGGGAGTGCAGGGACAGTCAGGGCCACCAGATGCCCTGTCAGAGATGGAAAGTGAGCAGCCCTCAGCCACAGCTGGCACTGCCCTCTGA